In Massilistercora timonensis, the following are encoded in one genomic region:
- the codY gene encoding GTP-sensing pleiotropic transcriptional regulator CodY produces MSVQLLDKTRKINKLLHNNNSSKVVFNDICAVLTEILNSNVFVVSKKGKVLGVSKCSDVPYIEELIEKDVGKHIDEMLNERLLSILSTKENVNLETLGFSEDAVKGYQAIITPIEIAGERLGTLFIYKLGEMYEIDDIILSEYGTTVVGLEMLRSVNEESAEETRKEHIVQSAISTLSYSELEAIIHIFDELDGTEGILVASKIADRVGITRSVIVNALRKFESAGVIESRSSGMKGTYIKVVNDYVFTELERIKKERNN; encoded by the coding sequence ATGAGCGTACAATTATTGGATAAAACCAGAAAAATCAACAAATTACTGCATAACAATAATTCGAGTAAAGTAGTGTTTAATGACATCTGTGCGGTCCTGACGGAAATATTGAACTCAAATGTTTTTGTGGTAAGCAAAAAAGGAAAGGTTCTCGGAGTGAGCAAATGCAGTGACGTTCCTTATATCGAGGAACTGATCGAAAAGGATGTGGGAAAACACATTGATGAGATGTTGAACGAACGGCTCCTGAGCATTCTTTCCACAAAAGAAAATGTGAATCTTGAGACCCTGGGCTTTTCGGAAGATGCAGTGAAAGGCTACCAGGCCATCATCACTCCCATTGAGATCGCGGGAGAACGGCTGGGCACCCTGTTCATCTATAAGCTGGGGGAGATGTACGAGATCGACGACATCATCTTAAGTGAGTACGGGACCACGGTGGTAGGGCTGGAAATGCTCCGGTCCGTCAATGAGGAAAGCGCTGAGGAGACCCGCAAGGAGCACATTGTCCAGTCAGCCATCAGCACGCTGTCTTACTCTGAGCTGGAGGCTATCATCCATATCTTCGATGAACTGGACGGCACGGAGGGGATCCTGGTTGCCAGCAAGATCGCGGACCGGGTAGGCATCACCCGCTCGGTGATCGTAAACGCCCTGCGGAAATTCGAGAGCGCAGGCGTGATCGAGTCCCGCTCTTCCGGCATGAAGGGAACTTACATCAAGGTAGTAAATGATTACGTGTTCACAGAGCTGGAGCGGATCAAGAAAGAAAGAAACAACTAA
- a CDS encoding co-chaperone GroES, producing the protein MKLVPLGDRVVLKQLVAEETTKSGIVIPGQSKEKPQQAEVLAVGPGGTVDGKEVKMNVSVGQTVIYSKYAGTTVEIEDEEYIIVKQDDILAIVE; encoded by the coding sequence ATGAAATTAGTACCATTGGGCGACAGAGTCGTATTGAAGCAGCTGGTGGCTGAGGAGACAACCAAATCAGGGATCGTGATCCCGGGACAGTCCAAAGAGAAACCGCAGCAGGCGGAAGTGCTGGCCGTAGGACCCGGAGGAACTGTGGACGGAAAAGAAGTGAAGATGAACGTATCCGTAGGTCAGACGGTGATCTATTCCAAATATGCCGGAACCACCGTAGAGATCGAGGACGAAGAATACATTATCGTAAAACAGGACGATATCCTGGCAATCGTTGAATAA
- the groL gene encoding chaperonin GroEL (60 kDa chaperone family; promotes refolding of misfolded polypeptides especially under stressful conditions; forms two stacked rings of heptamers to form a barrel-shaped 14mer; ends can be capped by GroES; misfolded proteins enter the barrel where they are refolded when GroES binds) has product MAKEIKYGADSRAALEVGVNKLADTVRVTLGPKGRNVVLDKSFGAPLITNDGVTIAKEIELEDPFENMGAQLIKEVASKTNDVAGDGTTTATVLAQAMVHEGIKNLAAGANPIILRKGMKKATDTAVEAIAKMSSKVTGKEQIARVAAISAGDEEVGQMVADAMEKVSNDGVITIEESKTMKTELDLVEGMQFDRGYVSAYMATDMDKMEASLEDPYILITDKKISNIQDILPLLEQIVQSGARLLIIAEDIEGEALTTLIVNKLRGTFNVVAVKAPGYGDRRKEMLKDIAILTGGQVISDELGMDLKETTMEQLGRAKSVKVQKENTVIVDGLGDKKAISDRIAQIKAQIEETTSDFDREKLQERLAKLAGGVAVIRVGAATETEMKEAKLRMEDALAATRAAVEEGIIAGGGSAYIHAAKEVAKLADGMEGDEKTGANVVLKALEAPLYHIAANAGLEGAVIINKVAESTPGVGFDALTEEYVDMVKQGILDPAKVTRSALQNATSVASTLLTTESVVANIKEEAPAMPAGGAGMGMM; this is encoded by the coding sequence ATGGCAAAGGAAATCAAATATGGCGCTGACTCAAGAGCAGCGCTGGAAGTAGGCGTTAATAAACTGGCAGATACCGTAAGAGTAACTCTTGGACCAAAGGGACGCAACGTTGTCCTGGATAAGTCCTTTGGCGCTCCGCTGATCACCAACGACGGTGTGACCATCGCCAAAGAGATCGAGTTGGAGGATCCGTTTGAGAACATGGGCGCGCAGCTGATCAAGGAAGTTGCTTCCAAGACCAACGATGTGGCCGGAGACGGAACCACCACAGCTACCGTTCTGGCGCAGGCGATGGTCCATGAGGGGATCAAAAACCTGGCGGCAGGGGCCAACCCCATCATCCTTCGTAAAGGTATGAAGAAAGCTACCGATACTGCGGTGGAGGCCATTGCAAAAATGTCCAGTAAGGTGACCGGCAAGGAGCAGATCGCAAGAGTTGCGGCCATCTCTGCAGGGGATGAAGAAGTAGGCCAGATGGTGGCGGACGCTATGGAGAAGGTTTCCAACGACGGCGTGATCACCATCGAGGAGTCCAAGACCATGAAGACAGAACTGGACCTGGTAGAAGGTATGCAGTTTGACCGCGGATACGTATCCGCATATATGGCTACCGATATGGATAAGATGGAAGCCAGCCTGGAAGATCCTTATATTCTGATCACAGACAAGAAGATCTCCAACATCCAGGATATCCTTCCGCTGCTGGAGCAGATCGTACAGTCCGGCGCAAGACTTCTTATCATCGCTGAGGATATCGAGGGCGAGGCGCTGACCACCCTGATCGTCAACAAGCTGCGGGGAACCTTCAACGTAGTGGCTGTAAAGGCACCGGGATACGGAGACAGAAGAAAAGAGATGCTCAAGGATATCGCAATCCTGACCGGCGGACAGGTGATCTCCGACGAGCTGGGTATGGATCTTAAAGAGACCACCATGGAGCAGCTTGGCCGTGCCAAATCTGTAAAGGTTCAGAAAGAGAACACTGTGATCGTAGACGGACTTGGCGACAAGAAAGCCATTTCTGACCGGATCGCCCAGATCAAGGCACAGATCGAGGAGACCACCTCTGATTTCGACCGTGAGAAACTGCAGGAGCGTCTGGCTAAACTGGCAGGCGGCGTAGCAGTGATCCGTGTGGGAGCGGCTACTGAGACAGAGATGAAGGAAGCGAAGCTTCGTATGGAAGATGCCCTGGCAGCTACCAGAGCGGCGGTTGAGGAAGGAATCATCGCAGGAGGCGGTTCTGCTTATATCCACGCAGCCAAGGAAGTTGCGAAGCTGGCGGACGGCATGGAAGGCGACGAGAAGACCGGAGCCAATGTAGTGCTGAAGGCCCTGGAGGCTCCTCTTTACCACATCGCGGCCAACGCCGGACTGGAAGGAGCAGTTATCATCAACAAAGTGGCAGAGTCCACTCCGGGCGTAGGATTTGACGCGCTGACAGAAGAGTATGTGGATATGGTAAAACAGGGAATCCTGGATCCTGCCAAGGTTACAAGAAGCGCGCTGCAGAACGCGACAAGCGTAGCTTCCACACTGTTGACCACCGAGTCTGTTGTGGCCAACATCAAGGAAGAGGCGCCGGCAATGCCCGCAGGCGGCGCTGGAATGGGAATGATGTAA
- a CDS encoding DUF6106 family protein, which produces MSDYYTEQLIKKQTTMKDVFLKALLVSLSIVSVLIVFLFPLGIIIPIGVIAATVILIRRLDVEYEYLYVNGDLDIDKIMHKAKRKRVFSMNVNDLEVLAPIDAIELRQYQRAKVLDYSSGTGRGRLYALVVTDHGQQKKIIFEPNDTIVEGFFLLAPRKVVRQ; this is translated from the coding sequence ATGAGTGACTATTATACAGAACAACTGATCAAAAAGCAGACTACCATGAAGGATGTCTTTTTGAAGGCGCTTCTGGTCTCCTTGTCCATTGTGTCCGTGCTGATCGTATTTTTATTCCCTCTGGGGATCATCATCCCTATCGGTGTGATCGCGGCGACGGTGATCCTGATCCGGCGGCTGGATGTGGAGTATGAATACCTCTATGTGAACGGAGATCTGGACATTGACAAGATCATGCATAAGGCAAAGAGGAAACGGGTTTTCTCCATGAATGTGAATGATCTGGAAGTGCTGGCGCCCATTGACGCCATCGAGCTTCGCCAGTATCAGCGGGCCAAGGTTTTGGACTACAGTTCCGGCACAGGCAGAGGCAGGCTCTATGCTCTGGTAGTGACCGATCACGGACAGCAGAAGAAGATTATTTTTGAGCCCAATGACACCATTGTGGAAGGTTTCTTCCTCCTGGCTCCCAGAAAAGTGGTGCGGCAGTAA
- the guaB gene encoding IMP dehydrogenase, which translates to MGKIIGEGITFDDVLLVPAFSEVIPNQVDLSTNLTKTIRLNIPMMSAGMDTVTEHRMAIAMARQGGIGIIHKNMSIEAQAEEVDKVKRSENGVITDPFYLSPEHTLEDANNLMAKFRISGVPITEGKKLVGIITNRDLKFEEDFSKKIKESMTSEGLITAPEGITLEEAKKILAKARKEKLPIVDKDFNLKGLITIKDIEKQIKYPLSAKDSQGRLLCGAALGITANCLERAAALVEAKVDVVVMDSAHGHSANVLRTVDMVKSKFPQLQVIAGNVATGAGTEALIKAGADAVKVGIGPGSICTTRVIAGIGVPQITAVMDCYEAADKYGVPIIADGGIKYSGDMTKAIAAGANVCMMGSMFAGCDESPGSFELYQGRKYKVYRGMGSIAAMENGSKDRYFQTDAKKLVPEGVEGRVAYKGSVEDTVFQLMGGLRSGMGYCGAATIEDLKTKGQFVKISSASLKESHPHDIHITKEAPNYSIDE; encoded by the coding sequence ATGGGAAAGATAATCGGAGAGGGAATTACATTTGACGACGTGCTGCTGGTTCCGGCTTTTTCAGAAGTGATCCCCAATCAGGTAGACCTGTCTACCAATCTGACGAAGACGATCCGGCTCAACATCCCGATGATGAGCGCCGGTATGGATACCGTTACAGAACACAGGATGGCAATCGCCATGGCCCGGCAGGGAGGTATTGGCATCATCCACAAGAATATGTCCATTGAAGCGCAGGCGGAGGAAGTGGACAAGGTAAAGCGTTCTGAGAACGGAGTCATCACAGACCCCTTTTATCTTTCACCGGAACATACCCTGGAGGACGCCAACAATCTGATGGCCAAGTTCCGGATCTCAGGAGTTCCCATCACAGAAGGAAAGAAGCTGGTGGGGATCATCACCAACCGGGATCTGAAGTTTGAAGAAGATTTCTCCAAGAAGATCAAGGAATCTATGACTTCCGAGGGACTGATCACAGCGCCGGAAGGCATTACCCTGGAGGAAGCCAAGAAGATCCTGGCGAAGGCAAGAAAAGAAAAACTCCCTATCGTTGATAAAGATTTTAACCTGAAAGGCCTGATTACCATCAAGGATATTGAGAAGCAGATCAAGTATCCTCTGTCTGCCAAGGATTCTCAGGGAAGACTGCTGTGTGGCGCGGCTCTTGGCATCACGGCCAACTGCCTGGAGCGGGCGGCGGCCCTGGTAGAGGCCAAGGTGGATGTGGTAGTCATGGATTCCGCCCACGGACATTCTGCCAACGTACTGCGTACGGTGGATATGGTGAAATCCAAATTTCCGCAGCTTCAGGTGATCGCAGGAAATGTGGCCACAGGAGCAGGCACCGAGGCCCTGATCAAGGCAGGAGCCGACGCGGTGAAGGTGGGCATCGGCCCTGGTTCTATCTGTACTACCCGTGTGATCGCCGGTATCGGAGTTCCTCAGATCACGGCGGTGATGGACTGCTACGAGGCGGCGGACAAGTACGGGGTACCCATCATTGCCGACGGAGGGATCAAGTATTCCGGAGACATGACCAAGGCCATCGCGGCAGGAGCCAACGTGTGCATGATGGGAAGCATGTTCGCGGGATGCGATGAGAGTCCGGGAAGCTTTGAGCTGTACCAGGGAAGAAAATACAAAGTATATCGCGGCATGGGTTCTATCGCGGCCATGGAAAATGGAAGCAAGGACCGGTACTTCCAGACCGACGCCAAGAAGCTGGTGCCGGAAGGCGTGGAGGGCCGTGTGGCTTATAAAGGAAGCGTAGAAGATACCGTCTTCCAGCTGATGGGAGGCTTGCGTTCCGGTATGGGATACTGCGGGGCGGCTACGATCGAAGATCTGAAGACAAAAGGCCAGTTTGTGAAGATTTCTTCCGCGTCGCTGAAGGAAAGTCATCCTCATGACATCCATATCACAAAGGAAGCGCCAAACTACAGCATTGACGAATAG
- a CDS encoding aldose epimerase family protein, whose product MTESFGITKKGEKCQLFRLRNQKGMEAHITDYGATVVRLYVPDREGNLVDVVLGYEDAAGYEKGTISFGGLVGRVANRIGKARFELNGKEYHLTENVPGNTLHSGKDFYNQRKWETLEAGEDHVVFELYSPDGDQGFPGGLTIRVTYTLTEAGELAIHYEARPEADTLLNVTNHSYFNLGGHDSGSVEDQWVQILADGFTVTDEDSIPTGEIRAVEGTPMDFRKGKRIGEEIGADDPVLVMARGYDHNFVLNGTGLRTVARMYAEKTGVAMEVDTDLPGVQFYTANYIEAEPGKEGKVYGKRSGACFETQYFPDAVNHPEFATPLVKKGQLWESRTVYRFSQGMFREA is encoded by the coding sequence ATGACAGAATCATTTGGAATCACAAAAAAGGGAGAGAAGTGCCAGCTCTTCCGGCTGAGAAACCAGAAGGGAATGGAGGCCCACATCACGGATTACGGGGCTACTGTGGTCCGTCTGTATGTGCCGGACCGGGAGGGAAACCTGGTGGATGTGGTGCTGGGATATGAGGACGCCGCAGGGTACGAGAAGGGGACCATCTCTTTTGGCGGCCTGGTGGGCCGTGTGGCAAACCGGATCGGGAAGGCCCGGTTTGAACTGAACGGGAAGGAATATCATCTGACAGAAAATGTTCCCGGCAATACCCTCCACAGTGGAAAGGATTTCTACAATCAGCGGAAGTGGGAGACCCTGGAAGCCGGGGAGGACCATGTGGTCTTTGAACTTTACAGTCCTGACGGGGATCAGGGATTCCCGGGAGGGCTGACTATCCGTGTGACCTATACCCTGACAGAAGCCGGGGAGCTGGCGATCCACTACGAGGCCCGTCCGGAGGCGGATACCCTTCTCAATGTGACCAACCACAGTTACTTCAACCTTGGTGGCCACGACAGCGGCAGCGTGGAGGATCAGTGGGTCCAGATCCTGGCCGATGGTTTTACAGTTACAGATGAAGATTCCATTCCCACCGGGGAGATCCGGGCCGTGGAAGGGACCCCCATGGATTTCCGGAAGGGGAAACGGATCGGAGAGGAGATCGGGGCAGATGACCCGGTGCTTGTGATGGCCAGAGGGTACGATCACAATTTCGTCCTTAACGGGACCGGTTTGCGCACAGTAGCCCGGATGTATGCCGAGAAGACCGGCGTTGCCATGGAGGTGGACACAGACCTTCCAGGGGTGCAGTTCTATACGGCCAACTATATTGAGGCAGAGCCGGGAAAAGAAGGAAAGGTCTACGGAAAGCGAAGCGGCGCCTGCTTTGAGACCCAGTACTTCCCGGACGCGGTCAATCATCCGGAGTTTGCGACCCCTCTTGTGAAGAAGGGACAGCTGTGGGAGAGCCGCACGGTATACCGGTTTTCTCAGGGAATGTTCAGAGAAGCTTAA
- a CDS encoding peptidoglycan recognition family protein: protein MQKRKTRKMRRRQRNIRLGLLILALILMAAGGARLLGGKWFGGYFERTGDQVDASRPEMDVELLTVNPYSRPGTKTDRIKGIVVHYTANPGATAMANRNYFEGLKDSHATRSSSNFIVGLEGEIIQCVPTWEVAYASNDRNHDTVSIECCHPDESGKFTDATYRSAVQLCAWLCLKFDLGPEDVIRHYDVTGKDCPRYFVQHEDAWEAFRADVGKALEKSGEEP from the coding sequence GTGCAGAAGAGAAAGACACGAAAGATGCGCAGACGCCAGAGGAATATCCGGCTGGGGCTTCTTATCCTGGCGCTTATACTGATGGCGGCAGGCGGGGCGCGGCTTTTGGGAGGGAAGTGGTTTGGCGGATATTTTGAGCGGACCGGAGACCAGGTGGACGCCTCCAGGCCAGAGATGGACGTAGAGCTTCTGACGGTGAATCCCTATTCCCGGCCAGGGACCAAGACAGACCGGATCAAAGGGATCGTGGTCCATTACACGGCCAATCCGGGAGCTACTGCCATGGCCAACCGGAATTATTTCGAGGGCCTGAAAGACAGCCATGCCACCCGCAGCAGCAGTAATTTCATTGTGGGACTGGAGGGGGAGATCATTCAGTGTGTGCCTACCTGGGAGGTGGCCTATGCTTCCAATGACCGGAACCATGACACAGTATCCATTGAGTGCTGCCATCCAGATGAGAGCGGGAAATTTACGGACGCTACCTATCGCTCGGCAGTGCAGCTTTGTGCCTGGCTCTGTCTGAAATTTGACCTGGGGCCGGAGGATGTGATCCGCCACTATGACGTGACCGGCAAGGACTGTCCCAGGTATTTCGTGCAGCATGAGGACGCCTGGGAGGCGTTCCGGGCAGATGTGGGGAAAGCCCTGGAAAAGAGCGGGGAGGAGCCGTAG
- a CDS encoding shikimate kinase, whose amino-acid sequence MNDLELYREQLALCDDKIIDALVERGAIVEKIMSYKEEYGMPILQPQQEEKQKRRLEEKLTDNKYKEEIYDIFRCILKNSKRVQARKLFDYNIVLIGFMGAGKSTVSDYLSTMFAMDIVEMDQAISEREEMSIPDIFETYGEEYFRNLETELLVELQTRKNTVISCGGGAALRSENVEAMKKNGRVVLLTASPEVIFERVKDNDERPLLEGRKGVREIAGLMEGRRERYEAAADIVVKTDHKTVLQVCEELVQRLMEMDGE is encoded by the coding sequence ATGAACGATTTGGAACTGTACCGGGAACAGCTGGCTCTCTGCGATGATAAGATCATCGACGCGCTGGTGGAACGGGGCGCCATTGTAGAGAAGATCATGTCCTACAAGGAAGAGTATGGAATGCCCATCCTGCAGCCCCAGCAGGAAGAGAAGCAGAAGAGACGTCTGGAAGAGAAATTGACGGACAACAAATATAAGGAAGAGATCTACGACATTTTCCGCTGCATCCTGAAGAACAGCAAGCGGGTGCAGGCCCGGAAGCTGTTTGATTACAATATTGTGCTGATCGGGTTCATGGGAGCCGGGAAATCCACGGTTTCCGACTACCTGAGCACCATGTTCGCCATGGATATCGTGGAGATGGACCAGGCGATCTCAGAGCGGGAGGAGATGAGTATCCCCGACATCTTTGAGACCTACGGGGAAGAGTATTTCCGGAATCTGGAGACAGAGCTTCTGGTGGAGCTGCAGACCCGGAAGAATACGGTGATCTCCTGCGGCGGCGGCGCGGCCCTTCGCAGCGAGAATGTGGAAGCCATGAAGAAAAACGGCAGGGTGGTGCTCCTTACCGCAAGCCCGGAGGTGATCTTCGAGCGGGTGAAGGACAATGACGAGAGACCCCTTCTGGAAGGAAGAAAGGGCGTCCGGGAGATCGCGGGGCTGATGGAAGGACGCCGGGAGCGGTATGAGGCGGCAGCAGATATTGTGGTGAAAACAGATCATAAAACGGTGCTTCAGGTCTGTGAGGAACTGGTACAGCGCCTGATGGAAATGGATGGAGAGTAA